One stretch of Punica granatum isolate Tunisia-2019 chromosome 5, ASM765513v2, whole genome shotgun sequence DNA includes these proteins:
- the LOC116209348 gene encoding ribosome biogenesis protein TSR3 homolog isoform X1: MGHNKPRRFKTHHNSHKGQSSRTHRIPRDEESLPADPANEEESTTPKVQLAMWDFGQCDAKKCTGRKLSRFGLLKEMRVNSGFGGVALSPVGQQCVSREDYSLIKRKGLAVVDCSWARLADVPFVKLHCAAPRLLPWLVAANPVNYGRPCELSCVEALSAALIICGEEETAHLLLGKFKWGHAFLSLNRELLKAYSECENGADIISVQNTWLSQQAQDPKAPSDNQGDAAASFSDEEDSNSDSDEGLPPLERNMNHLTLQESEEESE; encoded by the exons ATGGGCCATAATAAGCCTAGGCGTTTCAAGACCCATCATAACAGCCACAAAGGCCAATCCAGTAGAACCCATCGAATCCCCAG GGATGAAGAGTCTCTCCCAGCTGACCCAG CCAATGAAGAGGAGTCTACAACGCCTAAAGTTCAGCTTGCTATGTGG GATTTTGGGCAATGTGATGCCAAAAAGTGCACAGGCCGCAAACTTTCAAGATTTGGCCTATTGAAA GAGATGCGAGTAAATAGTGGATTCGGCGGTGTAGCTCTGAG TCCTGTTGGGCAGCAGTGTGTTTCAAGAGAAGATTACAGCTTGATCAAGAGGAAAGGACTGGCGGTTGTGGATTGTTCATGGGCCCGCTTGGCTGATGTACCTTTTGTGAAGCTCCACTGTGCTGCCCCACGCCTCT TGCCTTGGCTGGTGGCAGCAAATCCAGTAAATTATGGTCGACCATGTGAGCTATCATGCGTGGAGGCTTTATCTGCTGCTCTAATTATATG TGGTGAAGAGGAAACTGCACATTTGTTGTTAGGAAAGTTCAAGTGGGGTCATGCTTTTCTTTCACTAAACAG GGAACTTCTGAAGGCTTATTCTGAATGTGAGAATGGCGCTGATATTATATCAGTCCAAAATACTTGGCTCTCTCAGCAGGCTCAGGACCCCAAGGCTCCCTCGGATAATCAAG GTGATGCGGCAGCATCTTTCAGTGACGAAGAGGATTCCAATTCTGATTCTGATGAGGGGCTTCCACCTCTCGAGAGGAATATGAATCATTTGACTCTACAGGAAAGTGAGGAGGAGAGTGAATAG
- the LOC116209348 gene encoding ribosome biogenesis protein TSR3 homolog isoform X2, whose product MGHNKPRRFKTHHNSHKGQSSRTHRIPRDEESLPADPANEEESTTPKVQLAMWEMRVNSGFGGVALSPVGQQCVSREDYSLIKRKGLAVVDCSWARLADVPFVKLHCAAPRLLPWLVAANPVNYGRPCELSCVEALSAALIICGEEETAHLLLGKFKWGHAFLSLNRELLKAYSECENGADIISVQNTWLSQQAQDPKAPSDNQGDAAASFSDEEDSNSDSDEGLPPLERNMNHLTLQESEEESE is encoded by the exons ATGGGCCATAATAAGCCTAGGCGTTTCAAGACCCATCATAACAGCCACAAAGGCCAATCCAGTAGAACCCATCGAATCCCCAG GGATGAAGAGTCTCTCCCAGCTGACCCAG CCAATGAAGAGGAGTCTACAACGCCTAAAGTTCAGCTTGCTATGTGG GAGATGCGAGTAAATAGTGGATTCGGCGGTGTAGCTCTGAG TCCTGTTGGGCAGCAGTGTGTTTCAAGAGAAGATTACAGCTTGATCAAGAGGAAAGGACTGGCGGTTGTGGATTGTTCATGGGCCCGCTTGGCTGATGTACCTTTTGTGAAGCTCCACTGTGCTGCCCCACGCCTCT TGCCTTGGCTGGTGGCAGCAAATCCAGTAAATTATGGTCGACCATGTGAGCTATCATGCGTGGAGGCTTTATCTGCTGCTCTAATTATATG TGGTGAAGAGGAAACTGCACATTTGTTGTTAGGAAAGTTCAAGTGGGGTCATGCTTTTCTTTCACTAAACAG GGAACTTCTGAAGGCTTATTCTGAATGTGAGAATGGCGCTGATATTATATCAGTCCAAAATACTTGGCTCTCTCAGCAGGCTCAGGACCCCAAGGCTCCCTCGGATAATCAAG GTGATGCGGCAGCATCTTTCAGTGACGAAGAGGATTCCAATTCTGATTCTGATGAGGGGCTTCCACCTCTCGAGAGGAATATGAATCATTTGACTCTACAGGAAAGTGAGGAGGAGAGTGAATAG
- the LOC116207926 gene encoding disease resistance protein RGA2-like encodes MNFVNCIELSSLLEVIADAEQWQSREQSLRVWLDDLKDFLYDSDNILDEFECEAHRKQVIRQWNLLGKTGRLFSSSNPLAFRLKMGHQIKEIMTRLDEITARKDAFNLNRQTDFGSNSHSLWRETHSHVNAFEVIGRDSDKDEIVRRLCSPDTDNNPFIVSIVGIGGMGKTALAKLVYNDDRIICHFASRIWVCVFEDFDLKIILQKIIKYLMHKSIIIRSIHLLEVEQLQVKLQELLQDQKFLLVLDDVWSDNPSRWHELRDLLIGGTACSSVIVTTRGSKVASVGGSSYEHKLGQLSHGDSMSVFKKASEDGHGSVTNSELLEILETNY; translated from the coding sequence ATGAACTTCGTAAACTGCATAGAACTCTCTTCATTATTAGAGGTCATTGCAGATGCTGAGCAGTGGCAGTCCCGCGAGCAGAGTCTTCGAGTCTGGCTGGATGATCTTAAAGATTTCTTGTATGACTCTGATAACATACTGGATGAATTTGAGTGCGAAGCACATCGAAAGCAAGTCATTAGGCAATGGAACTTGCTTGGAAAGACAGGCCGCTTGTTTTCCAGCTCCAATCCACTTGCCTTCCGTCTTAAGATGGGCCATCAAATCAAGGAGATCATGACGAGGTTGGATGAGATTACGGCCAGGAAGGACGCGTTTAATCTTAATCGGCAAACTGACTTTGGAAGCAATTCTCATAGCTTATGGCGCGAAACACATTCCCATGTGAATGCCTTTGAAGTAATTGGGCGAGACAGTGATAAGGATGAGATTGTCCGGCGCCTATGTAGCCCTGATACTGACAATAATCCTTTCATTGTTTCGATTGTTGGAATTGGAGGGATGGGGAAGACCGCCCTGGCCAAGTTGGTGTATAATGATGATAGGATAATATGTCACTTTGCTTCGAGAATCTGGGTGTGTGTATTTGAAGATTTCGATCTTAAGATTATCCTGCAAAAGATAATCAAGTATTTAATGCATAAGTCAATAATCATCCGGAGCATTCATCTTTTAGAAGTAGAGCAGTTGCAGGTGAAGTTGCAAGAGCTTTTGCAAGACCAGAAGTTTTTGCTCGTACTGGATGACGTGTGGAGCGACAATCCGAGTCGATGGCATGAATTGAGGGATCTCCTAATAGGTGGCACTGCATGTAGTAGTGTAATCGTGACAACTCGTGGCTCAAAGGTTGCATCTGTTGGGGGCTCTAGTTATGAGCACAAGTTAGGACAGTTGTCACATGGGGACAGTATGTCTGTGTTCAAGAAGGCTTCGGAGGATGGGCATGGCAGTGTAACAAATTCTGAGCTCCTGGAGATTTTGGAGACAAATTATTGA